Proteins co-encoded in one Diaminobutyricimonas sp. LJ205 genomic window:
- the tal gene encoding transaldolase: MTNNTPTAQLSDLGVSIWLDDLSRDRIVSGGLAQLIEDRNVVGVTTNPTIFAAALKNGQTYDDQVAVLAKSGASVTDAVFEITTHDVATACDIMRPVYDASGGFDGRVSIEVEPAVAHDAAGTIAEAKTLWAKVDRPNVMIKIPATVEGLEAITATIAEGISVNVTLIFSLQRYREVINAYLTGLEQAKANGHDLSTIHSVASFFVSRVDTEIDKRLEAIGTDEAKALKGKAGVANARLAYEVYEQAFATERAKMLLDAGANKQRPLWASTGVKDPNLPDTMYVTELAVRETVNTMPEKTLEATYDHGVIEGDAVTGSYAEANQVMDKVAAVGVSYDDVTALLEKEGVEKFKVSWDELLETITAALEGAK; this comes from the coding sequence ATGACGAACAACACTCCTACCGCCCAGCTTTCCGACCTTGGCGTCAGCATTTGGCTTGACGACCTCTCCCGCGACCGCATCGTCTCGGGTGGCCTGGCTCAGCTCATCGAAGACCGCAACGTGGTTGGTGTCACCACCAACCCGACGATCTTCGCCGCCGCGTTGAAGAACGGCCAGACCTACGACGATCAGGTCGCCGTGCTCGCCAAGTCCGGCGCATCCGTCACCGACGCGGTGTTCGAGATCACCACCCACGACGTGGCCACCGCGTGCGACATCATGCGCCCGGTTTACGACGCCTCCGGCGGCTTCGACGGCCGTGTCTCCATTGAGGTGGAGCCGGCAGTCGCGCACGACGCCGCGGGCACCATCGCCGAGGCGAAGACCCTGTGGGCAAAGGTCGACCGTCCGAACGTAATGATCAAGATCCCCGCCACGGTTGAGGGCTTGGAGGCCATCACCGCGACGATCGCCGAGGGCATCAGCGTCAACGTGACCCTGATCTTCAGCCTGCAGCGCTACCGCGAGGTCATCAACGCCTACCTCACCGGACTCGAGCAGGCCAAGGCAAACGGCCACGACCTCTCCACGATCCACTCGGTCGCCTCCTTCTTCGTGTCGCGTGTCGACACCGAGATCGACAAGCGCCTCGAGGCGATCGGCACCGACGAGGCCAAGGCGCTCAAGGGCAAGGCCGGCGTCGCGAACGCCCGTCTGGCCTACGAGGTCTACGAGCAGGCCTTCGCCACCGAGCGCGCCAAGATGCTGCTGGATGCCGGCGCCAACAAGCAGCGCCCGCTGTGGGCCTCCACCGGCGTCAAGGACCCGAACCTGCCCGACACCATGTACGTCACCGAGCTCGCCGTGCGCGAGACCGTGAACACCATGCCGGAGAAGACCCTCGAGGCCACCTACGACCACGGTGTGATCGAAGGCGACGCGGTCACCGGTTCCTACGCCGAGGCGAACCAGGTCATGGACAAGGTCGCCGCGGTCGGCGTCTCCTACGACGACGTCACCGCGTTGCTGGAGAAGGAGGGTGTCGAGAAGTTCAAGGTCTCGTGGGACGAACTGCTCGAGACCATCACCGCCGCACTCGAAGGTGCCAAGTGA
- the tkt gene encoding transketolase — protein sequence MAAFQWDSIDSKAVDTARLLAADAVEKVGNGHPGTAMSLAPAAYLLFQKVMRHDPADQHWLGRDRFILSAGHSSLTQYVQLYLGGYGLELDDLKHLRTWGSKTPGHPEYGHTDGVEITTGPLGQGLASAVGFAYAARYERGLLDPEAAEGTSPFDHHIYVIAGDGDLQEGVTSEAGSLAGHQHLGNLIAIYDSNQISIEDDTNIAFTEDVAKRYDSYGWQVQVVDWKKTGEYVEDIHALHDAIEAAKAETTKPSLIILKTIIGWPSPKKQNTGKIHGSALGADELAAVKEVLGFDPAKNFVVSDEVIAHTRKAVERGAEKRAEWQKGFDAWAAANPERKQLLDRLETGELPEGVEAALPVFEAGKDVSTRAASGKVLNALGPVIPELWGGSADLAESNNTTIEGAKSFVPEQYSTAAWKGDKYGRVLHFGIREHAMGAILNGIVLHGKTRAFGGTFLIFSDYMRPAVRLAALMKSPSIFVWTHDSVALGEDGPTHQPIEQLATLRAIPGLDIVRPGDANEVAWAWKTILERREGPAGIALTRQNIPVFERGDGDASGDVFASAKNVAKGGYVLAEAPNGTPDVILIATGSEVQLAVNAREALKADGVNARVVSMPSVEWFEEQTPEYKESVLPKSVTARVSVEAGLDLTWQRYVGDAGRSVSIEHFGASADYKTLFSKFGITTEAVVSAAKETLAAL from the coding sequence GTGGCAGCATTCCAATGGGATTCCATTGACAGCAAGGCAGTAGACACCGCACGACTCCTCGCGGCAGACGCCGTTGAAAAGGTCGGAAACGGGCACCCGGGAACGGCCATGAGCCTCGCTCCCGCTGCGTACCTGCTCTTCCAGAAGGTCATGCGCCACGACCCGGCCGACCAGCACTGGCTGGGACGCGACCGGTTCATCCTGTCCGCCGGCCACAGCTCGCTCACGCAGTATGTGCAGCTCTACCTCGGTGGGTATGGACTCGAGCTCGACGACCTCAAGCACCTGCGCACCTGGGGTTCGAAGACTCCCGGTCACCCCGAGTACGGCCACACCGACGGTGTCGAGATCACCACCGGCCCGCTCGGACAGGGCCTCGCGTCGGCCGTCGGCTTCGCCTACGCCGCCCGCTACGAGCGCGGACTGCTCGACCCGGAGGCCGCCGAGGGCACCAGCCCGTTCGACCACCACATCTACGTCATCGCCGGTGACGGCGACCTGCAGGAGGGCGTCACCAGCGAAGCCGGTTCGCTCGCCGGCCACCAGCACCTCGGCAACCTGATCGCGATCTACGACTCCAACCAGATCTCGATCGAGGATGACACCAACATCGCCTTCACCGAGGACGTCGCCAAGCGCTACGACTCCTACGGTTGGCAGGTCCAGGTCGTCGACTGGAAGAAGACCGGCGAGTACGTCGAGGACATCCACGCCCTCCACGACGCGATCGAGGCGGCCAAGGCCGAGACCACGAAGCCGAGCCTGATCATCCTGAAGACCATCATCGGCTGGCCCAGCCCGAAGAAGCAGAACACCGGCAAGATCCACGGATCCGCCCTGGGCGCCGACGAGCTCGCCGCCGTCAAGGAGGTGCTCGGCTTCGACCCCGCGAAGAACTTCGTCGTCTCCGATGAGGTCATCGCGCACACCCGCAAGGCCGTCGAGCGCGGCGCCGAGAAGCGCGCCGAGTGGCAGAAGGGCTTCGACGCCTGGGCCGCCGCCAACCCGGAGCGGAAGCAGCTGCTCGACCGGCTCGAGACCGGCGAACTGCCCGAAGGCGTCGAGGCGGCACTGCCCGTGTTCGAAGCGGGTAAGGATGTCTCCACCCGCGCCGCATCCGGCAAGGTACTCAACGCACTCGGCCCGGTCATCCCCGAACTGTGGGGCGGCTCCGCCGATCTCGCCGAGTCGAACAACACCACTATCGAAGGTGCGAAGTCGTTCGTGCCCGAGCAGTACTCCACCGCCGCGTGGAAGGGCGACAAGTACGGCCGCGTGCTGCACTTCGGCATCCGCGAGCACGCGATGGGCGCCATCCTGAACGGCATCGTCCTGCACGGCAAGACGCGCGCGTTCGGCGGCACCTTCCTGATCTTCAGCGACTACATGCGCCCCGCGGTGCGTCTGGCCGCGCTCATGAAGTCGCCGTCGATCTTCGTCTGGACGCACGACTCCGTCGCGCTCGGCGAGGACGGCCCGACCCACCAGCCGATCGAGCAGCTCGCCACCCTGCGCGCCATCCCCGGTCTGGACATCGTCCGCCCCGGCGACGCCAACGAGGTGGCCTGGGCTTGGAAGACGATCCTCGAGCGTCGTGAAGGCCCCGCTGGCATCGCCCTGACCCGTCAGAACATCCCGGTGTTCGAGCGCGGCGACGGCGACGCATCCGGTGACGTGTTCGCCTCGGCGAAGAACGTCGCCAAGGGCGGCTACGTGCTGGCTGAGGCGCCGAACGGCACCCCGGACGTGATCCTGATCGCCACCGGCTCCGAGGTGCAGCTCGCGGTCAACGCCCGCGAGGCACTCAAGGCCGATGGCGTGAACGCGCGCGTCGTGTCGATGCCCTCCGTCGAGTGGTTCGAGGAGCAGACCCCCGAATACAAGGAGTCGGTCCTGCCGAAGTCGGTCACCGCTCGCGTCTCGGTCGAGGCCGGTCTCGATCTGACCTGGCAGCGGTACGTCGGCGACGCCGGGCGTAGCGTGTCGATTGAGCACTTCGGTGCTTCCGCCGACTACAAGACCCTGTTCAGCAAGTTCGGCATCACCACCGAGGCTGTCGTCTCGGCCGCCAAGGAAACGCTGGCAGCCCTCTAG
- the zwf gene encoding glucose-6-phosphate dehydrogenase has translation MPPVQIAPGQNPLRLPTDRRLNRIAGPSALIIFGVTGDLSRKKLMPAVYDLANRGLLPAGFALVGFARRDWETQDFEKEVHDAVAQYARTPFDEDVWRQLSQGIRFVQGEFDDPDAFARLKETLEELDENRGTMGNHAFYLSIPPKAFPLVTEQLRNAGLAEPHGESWRRVVIEKPFGSDLRTARQLNDVVESVFPAESVFRIDHYLGKETVQNILALRFANQLWEPIWNANYVDHVQITMAEDIGVGGRAGYYDGIGAARDVIQNHLLQLLALTAMEEPNSFDASDLRAEKEKVLAAVRLPENLAASTARGQYAGGWQGGEKVLGFLAEEGMNPQSTTETYAAMRLDIGTRRWAGVPFYLRAGKRLGRRVTEIAVVFKRAPQYLFEESQTSELGENAIVIRVQPDEGVTIRFGSKVPGGKMQIRDVTMDFGYGHAFTEASPEAYERLILDVLLGEPPLFPRHEEVELSWKILDPIEEFWATQGQPEQYKPGSWGPGSADELMARDGRTWRRP, from the coding sequence ATGCCTCCCGTGCAGATCGCGCCCGGGCAGAACCCGCTGCGCCTGCCCACCGACCGCCGGCTGAACCGCATCGCGGGACCCAGTGCACTGATCATCTTCGGAGTGACCGGTGACCTGTCCCGCAAGAAGCTGATGCCAGCGGTGTACGACCTCGCCAACCGCGGGTTGCTGCCCGCCGGGTTCGCCCTCGTCGGGTTCGCCCGGCGGGATTGGGAGACCCAGGACTTCGAGAAGGAGGTGCACGATGCTGTAGCCCAGTACGCGCGTACCCCCTTCGACGAGGACGTGTGGCGGCAGCTTAGCCAGGGGATCCGTTTCGTGCAGGGCGAGTTCGACGACCCGGACGCGTTCGCACGGCTCAAGGAGACGCTCGAGGAACTGGACGAGAACCGCGGGACCATGGGCAACCATGCGTTCTACCTCTCCATTCCGCCGAAGGCGTTCCCGCTGGTCACCGAGCAGCTCCGCAATGCCGGGCTCGCCGAGCCGCACGGGGAGTCCTGGCGACGAGTGGTCATTGAGAAGCCGTTCGGCAGCGACCTGCGCACCGCCCGGCAGCTGAATGACGTCGTCGAGTCGGTGTTCCCGGCCGAGTCGGTGTTCCGCATCGACCACTATCTGGGCAAGGAGACGGTGCAGAACATCCTGGCGCTGCGCTTCGCGAACCAGCTCTGGGAACCGATCTGGAACGCCAACTACGTCGACCACGTGCAGATCACCATGGCCGAGGACATCGGCGTCGGTGGCCGCGCGGGCTACTACGACGGCATCGGCGCGGCCCGCGACGTCATCCAGAACCACCTGCTGCAGCTGCTCGCGCTCACCGCCATGGAGGAGCCCAACTCGTTCGACGCCAGCGATCTGCGGGCAGAGAAGGAGAAGGTGCTCGCCGCGGTGCGGTTGCCCGAGAACCTCGCCGCCTCCACCGCCCGCGGCCAGTACGCCGGCGGTTGGCAGGGTGGCGAGAAGGTGCTCGGCTTCCTCGCTGAGGAGGGCATGAACCCGCAGTCCACGACCGAGACCTACGCGGCGATGCGCCTGGACATCGGCACCCGCCGCTGGGCCGGTGTGCCGTTCTACCTGCGCGCAGGCAAGCGCCTTGGCCGACGGGTGACCGAGATCGCGGTGGTCTTCAAGCGTGCCCCGCAGTACCTGTTCGAAGAGAGCCAGACCTCCGAGCTCGGCGAGAACGCGATCGTCATCCGCGTACAGCCGGACGAGGGCGTCACCATCCGGTTCGGTTCCAAGGTGCCCGGAGGCAAGATGCAGATCCGCGACGTCACCATGGACTTCGGCTACGGTCACGCCTTCACCGAGGCCAGCCCGGAAGCGTACGAACGGCTGATCCTCGACGTGCTGCTCGGCGAACCGCCGTTGTTCCCGCGTCACGAAGAGGTTGAACTGAGCTGGAAGATCCTCGACCCGATCGAGGAGTTCTGGGCCACTCAGGGTCAGCCGGAACAGTACAAGCCCGGCTCCTGGGGCCCCGGCTCCGCCGATGAATTGATGGCCCGTGATGGCCGCACCTGGAGGCGTCCATGA
- the pgl gene encoding 6-phosphogluconolactonase: MTNERRVLVHPDKVSLAGSAAARFITKMIDVLETEPEAHIALTGGSMGIGVLAAINSSPARDTVDWSRLHFWWGDERWVPRGHADRNDQQAFDALLSHVAVDESKVHTFGSPDEFADLDAAADAYAAELKAAASEGDYPRMAVTFLGVGPDGHVASLFPGLQGVRETERSVIAVRNSPKPPPERLSLTLPVINASERIWLVLAGADKASALALTMAGANTTDVPAAGVQGRKRTVFFVDREATAEVPDDLVAANRYWTAADE, translated from the coding sequence GTGACGAATGAGCGGCGGGTGCTGGTGCACCCGGACAAGGTATCCCTGGCAGGGTCGGCTGCGGCACGTTTCATCACCAAGATGATCGACGTGCTCGAGACCGAACCCGAGGCGCACATCGCCCTGACCGGCGGCTCGATGGGCATCGGAGTGCTCGCCGCCATCAACTCCTCGCCCGCCCGGGACACCGTGGATTGGTCGCGCCTGCACTTCTGGTGGGGCGACGAGCGCTGGGTACCGCGAGGTCACGCCGACCGGAACGACCAGCAGGCCTTTGATGCCCTGCTGTCGCACGTGGCGGTCGATGAGTCGAAGGTGCACACCTTCGGCTCCCCCGACGAGTTCGCCGACCTCGATGCGGCGGCTGACGCGTATGCCGCGGAGCTGAAGGCAGCGGCATCCGAGGGTGACTACCCACGGATGGCGGTCACCTTCCTCGGTGTCGGTCCGGACGGGCACGTGGCGTCGCTGTTCCCGGGGCTCCAGGGCGTCCGCGAAACCGAGCGCTCGGTCATCGCCGTGCGGAACTCGCCGAAGCCCCCGCCGGAGCGGCTCAGCCTGACCCTGCCGGTGATCAACGCCTCGGAGCGGATCTGGCTGGTGCTCGCCGGAGCAGACAAGGCGTCAGCGCTCGCGCTGACAATGGCTGGCGCGAACACCACCGATGTTCCCGCGGCCGGGGTGCAGGGTCGCAAGCGCACCGTCTTCTTCGTCGATCGGGAGGCCACCGCCGAGGTGCCCGACGACCTGGTCGCGGCTAACCGTTACTGGACCGCCGCGGACGAGTAG
- the tpiA gene encoding triose-phosphate isomerase — translation MAVNSRVPLIAGNWKMNLDHLQAIAFVQKLAWSLKDARHDFGAVEVAVFPPFTDLRSVQTLISADKLKLGFGAQDVSQHDSGAYTGEVAASFLKALQADYVIIGHSERRQYHAETDEVVAAKTAAALKNGVTPVICVGETAEDLEQHGPSAVPVAQLRGALAQAGKATDIVVAYEPVWAIGSGQAATPEQAQQVCQALRAVVAEVLGDEVAEATRILYGGSVKASNIAGFMRQPDVDGALVGGASLDVTEFTSIVRFKQHVGLYARLY, via the coding sequence ATGGCAGTGAACAGCCGTGTCCCGCTCATCGCGGGCAACTGGAAAATGAATCTCGACCACCTGCAAGCGATCGCATTCGTGCAGAAGCTCGCCTGGAGTCTCAAGGACGCCCGTCACGACTTCGGCGCTGTCGAGGTCGCGGTGTTCCCGCCGTTCACCGACCTGCGCAGCGTGCAGACTCTGATCTCGGCCGACAAGCTCAAGCTGGGCTTCGGTGCGCAGGATGTCAGCCAGCACGACTCCGGCGCCTACACCGGTGAGGTGGCAGCATCCTTCCTCAAGGCGTTGCAGGCCGACTACGTGATCATCGGACACTCCGAGCGGCGCCAGTACCACGCCGAGACCGACGAGGTCGTGGCAGCGAAGACCGCCGCAGCGTTGAAGAACGGCGTCACCCCGGTGATCTGCGTCGGCGAGACCGCCGAAGACCTGGAACAGCACGGCCCGAGCGCGGTCCCGGTCGCCCAGTTGCGCGGCGCGCTCGCGCAGGCTGGAAAGGCGACCGACATCGTCGTCGCCTACGAGCCGGTCTGGGCGATCGGCTCCGGCCAGGCAGCCACGCCGGAGCAGGCCCAGCAGGTCTGCCAGGCGCTGCGTGCGGTCGTAGCGGAGGTGCTCGGTGACGAGGTTGCCGAGGCTACCCGCATCCTGTACGGCGGCTCCGTCAAGGCGTCCAACATCGCCGGTTTCATGCGGCAGCCGGACGTCGATGGTGCTCTCGTCGGCGGTGCGAGCCTGGATGTTACGGAGTTCACGAGTATCGTTCGTTTCAAGCAGCACGTCGGGCTGTACGCCCGCTTATACTAG
- a CDS encoding glucose-6-phosphate dehydrogenase assembly protein OpcA, producing MIVELPDTTTSAVSKRLVSIREEGGVVALGRVLTLVISVPVGEEEEAIEAANDASREHPMRVIVISTDRSRQTRLDAEIRVGGDAGASEVIVLRAYGEIAGDEEGLVMALLLPDAPVVAWWPHDAPANPSASPLGRIAQRRITDAAAVVDPGAAISLRSLSYAPGDTDFAWTRLTLWRAQLAAVLDQPPYEPITAVDVSGSYDSPSTMLLAAWLTMQLDAPVRLEMTSDESPSGIHGVKLHRASGTIALERPIPNIATLTQPGQPSQDISLPRRSLRDCLAEELRRLDPDDLFGRVIRQGMALVAHQVATPAQTGRGK from the coding sequence ATGATCGTCGAACTGCCCGACACCACCACCAGTGCCGTCTCGAAACGGCTCGTCAGCATCCGCGAGGAGGGCGGCGTCGTCGCCCTCGGCCGGGTACTGACCCTCGTCATCTCCGTGCCGGTCGGCGAGGAGGAAGAGGCGATCGAGGCCGCGAACGACGCCTCCCGCGAGCACCCGATGCGGGTGATCGTGATCTCGACGGACCGCTCACGGCAGACCCGGCTGGATGCCGAGATCCGCGTCGGCGGCGACGCCGGCGCCAGCGAGGTCATCGTGCTGCGCGCCTATGGCGAGATCGCCGGCGACGAGGAGGGCCTGGTCATGGCGCTGCTCCTGCCGGACGCGCCGGTCGTGGCCTGGTGGCCGCACGACGCCCCGGCGAACCCGAGCGCGTCTCCGCTCGGCCGGATCGCGCAGCGCCGGATCACGGATGCCGCGGCCGTCGTCGACCCCGGCGCGGCAATCTCGCTCCGCTCGCTCTCGTACGCCCCGGGTGACACCGACTTCGCCTGGACGCGACTCACCCTGTGGCGTGCCCAGCTCGCTGCGGTACTGGACCAGCCGCCGTACGAGCCGATCACCGCGGTCGATGTCTCCGGATCGTATGACTCGCCGTCGACCATGCTGCTCGCGGCGTGGCTGACCATGCAACTGGACGCGCCGGTGCGACTGGAGATGACCAGCGACGAATCCCCGTCCGGCATCCACGGCGTGAAACTGCACCGCGCCTCCGGGACCATCGCCCTCGAGCGCCCGATTCCCAACATCGCGACCCTCACCCAGCCCGGTCAGCCGAGCCAGGACATCTCCCTGCCGCGACGCAGCCTGCGCGACTGCCTCGCCGAAGAGTTGCGCCGATTGGATCCGGATGATTTGTTTGGACGAGTGATCCGGCAGGGAATGGCCCTGGTCGCCCATCAAGTGGCGACACCGGCGCAGACAGGCAGAGGCAAGTAG
- a CDS encoding RNA polymerase-binding protein RbpA: MASGGSAIRGSRVGAGPMGEQDHGFHAERVAVSYWDEAGNETVRYFAANLPAEEIPEVIDSPSTGLPAGRDKDNPPKVAKLEPYKTHLAYVKERRSEEEAESLLEEALQQLRTRRGTVAS; encoded by the coding sequence ATGGCGTCTGGAGGAAGTGCCATTCGTGGCTCGCGCGTTGGTGCGGGCCCGATGGGGGAGCAGGATCACGGGTTCCACGCGGAGCGTGTTGCCGTGTCGTACTGGGATGAGGCCGGCAACGAGACCGTCCGCTACTTCGCGGCGAACCTGCCAGCCGAAGAGATCCCCGAAGTCATCGACAGCCCGTCGACGGGTCTGCCAGCCGGGCGCGACAAGGACAACCCGCCCAAAGTTGCCAAGCTCGAGCCGTACAAGACGCACCTCGCCTATGTGAAGGAGCGTCGCTCGGAGGAAGAGGCCGAGTCCCTCCTCGAGGAAGCCTTGCAGCAGCTGCGCACGCGTCGCGGCACCGTCGCCAGCTGA
- the secG gene encoding preprotein translocase subunit SecG produces MEILQVVLQVILGITSLLLTLLILLHRGRGGGLSDMFGGGVTSNLGASGVAERNLNRITVILALVWLTSIVVLGLITKFDTGI; encoded by the coding sequence GTGGAAATTCTTCAGGTCGTGCTGCAGGTCATCCTGGGCATTACAAGCCTCCTGCTCACCCTGCTGATCCTGCTGCACCGCGGCCGTGGTGGAGGCCTGTCCGACATGTTCGGCGGAGGCGTCACCTCGAACCTCGGTGCGTCCGGGGTTGCGGAACGAAATCTGAACCGCATCACCGTCATCTTGGCGCTGGTCTGGCTGACGTCCATCGTCGTGCTGGGACTCATCACCAAGTTCGACACCGGAATTTAG
- a CDS encoding glucose-6-phosphate isomerase — MSIKIGLSGAAQAAVDRVVPQLVNDLVASRLTNLDETLWGPEAEEEAAKRLGWTESIVVSRPLVDDIIALRHKLRASGIDHIVLGGMGGSSLAPEVITRTEGAELTVLDSTAPGQVRAALEDRLTTTAVVISSKSGGTVETDSQKRVYEEAFREAGIDPIDRIIVVTDPGSPLDVSAREAGYRVFNADPNVGGRYSALTAFGLVPSGLAGVDIARLLDEAEAVSLELAQDEASNPGLVLGAAIAGTRPLKDKLGIVADGTHIVGFADWAEQLIAESTGKMGRGLLPVVLPTSAPELALDLPDLQVVRLVGDWHDTQNVANGEIEITGTLGAQLLTWEYATAVAGRILGINPFDQPDVESAKVAARGMLDARPEPTEPAFNAGGIEVRGRIAEGTATLEAAIGALLAQIGETGYLSIQAYVDRVTHPDLEKLRNLFAEKTGRPVTFGWGPRFLHSTGQFHKGGPAVGVFLQLLETTTSDVAIPGRPFTFGELIQAQANGDATVLAEHGRPVLSLTLADPAAAVATLTRALG, encoded by the coding sequence GTGAGCATCAAGATCGGGCTGAGCGGCGCCGCACAGGCGGCGGTCGACCGGGTCGTTCCGCAACTGGTCAACGACCTGGTTGCGAGCCGGCTCACCAACCTCGACGAGACCCTGTGGGGTCCCGAAGCCGAGGAAGAAGCCGCGAAACGGCTCGGCTGGACCGAGTCGATCGTCGTCTCGCGGCCGCTGGTGGATGACATCATCGCGCTGCGGCACAAGCTCCGGGCATCCGGCATCGACCACATCGTGCTCGGTGGCATGGGCGGTTCGTCGCTGGCTCCCGAGGTGATCACCCGCACCGAGGGTGCCGAGCTCACCGTGCTCGACTCCACCGCCCCCGGCCAGGTGCGCGCCGCCCTCGAGGACCGGCTCACCACCACCGCGGTGGTGATCTCGTCCAAGTCGGGCGGCACCGTCGAGACCGACAGCCAGAAGCGCGTGTACGAGGAAGCGTTCCGTGAGGCGGGCATCGACCCGATCGACCGGATCATCGTCGTCACCGACCCCGGTTCCCCGCTCGACGTCTCGGCTCGTGAGGCGGGCTACCGCGTGTTCAACGCGGACCCGAACGTCGGCGGCCGGTATTCGGCGCTGACCGCGTTCGGGCTGGTCCCGTCCGGGCTTGCCGGGGTCGACATCGCCCGCCTGCTCGACGAGGCCGAAGCGGTCTCGCTCGAGCTGGCCCAGGACGAGGCATCCAACCCCGGGCTGGTGCTCGGCGCCGCGATCGCTGGCACCCGTCCGCTCAAGGACAAGCTCGGGATCGTCGCCGACGGCACCCACATCGTCGGCTTCGCGGACTGGGCTGAGCAGCTCATCGCCGAGTCGACCGGCAAGATGGGCCGCGGCCTGCTGCCGGTCGTGCTGCCGACGAGCGCGCCTGAGCTGGCTCTCGACCTGCCCGACCTGCAGGTGGTTCGGCTGGTCGGCGACTGGCACGACACTCAGAATGTCGCGAACGGCGAGATCGAGATCACCGGCACGCTCGGTGCGCAGCTGTTGACCTGGGAGTACGCGACGGCCGTGGCCGGACGCATCCTCGGCATCAACCCGTTCGACCAGCCCGATGTGGAGTCCGCCAAGGTCGCCGCCCGTGGCATGCTCGACGCGCGCCCCGAACCGACCGAACCGGCGTTCAACGCCGGCGGCATCGAGGTGCGCGGCAGGATCGCCGAAGGCACCGCGACGCTCGAGGCCGCGATCGGCGCCCTGCTGGCGCAGATCGGCGAGACCGGTTACCTCTCGATCCAGGCGTACGTCGACCGTGTCACGCATCCGGATCTCGAGAAGCTGCGCAACCTGTTCGCCGAGAAGACCGGTCGCCCGGTCACCTTCGGCTGGGGCCCGCGCTTCCTGCACTCCACCGGTCAGTTCCACAAGGGTGGCCCGGCGGTCGGCGTTTTCCTGCAACTGTTGGAGACCACGACTTCGGATGTCGCCATCCCGGGTCGTCCGTTCACCTTCGGTGAGCTGATCCAGGCGCAGGCAAACGGAGACGCCACCGTTCTCGCTGAGCACGGCCGTCCTGTGCTCTCGCTCACCCTCGCCGACCCGGCCGCAGCAGTCGCGACGCTTACGCGCGCGCTCGGCTGA